Proteins co-encoded in one Salvia splendens isolate huo1 chromosome 4, SspV2, whole genome shotgun sequence genomic window:
- the LOC121800242 gene encoding UDP-glycosyltransferase 86A1-like translates to MASKKPHAIMVSFNLQGHIVPFVNLAIKLASKGITVTFAHLEFVHQQISQSQNSTQTDLFAAARASGLDIHYTTISDGFPLDHDRSANIDEWIANYRDRFPENVDELVRYLLQSDPSFNYFLVADTFCAWSEKIAEKYGLVNVSFWTEPALVFSLYYHLELLREKGHVPVNGRRETVDYVPGIRSINTRDFMSYFHDTELEVLHEYIFQAFDVVKTADFVLCNTVEELEAETISALRKKQPFYAIGPLFPPDFAVSNSLMPEASSGEWLNSKPPGSVLYVSFGSLATIDRRVILEIAGGLLVSGVNFVWVVRPGMVESGGGGVLPEGFEDVTRDRGVVVPWCSQKEVLCSRAIGGFLTHCGWNSILESVWCGVPMICYPLFTDQITNRKVVVDDWRVGINLCEGEHINKEEVAEKIEFVLSEKRSEELRKEIEKVRSTLEDAVTVNGSSERNFDGFVQQVRNKICRRCSH, encoded by the coding sequence ATGGCGAGCAAGAAACCCCACGCGATAATGGTCTCATTTAACCTTCAAGGCCACATCGTTCCCTTCGTGAACCTCGCCATTAAACTTGCTTCCAAGGGAATCACCGTCACCTTCGCCCACCTCGAATTCGTCCACCAACAAATCTCCCAATCCCAAAACTCCACCCAAACAGACCTCTTCGCCGCTGCTCGCGCCTCCGGCCTCGACATCCACTACACAACCATCAGTGATGGCTTCCCCCTCGACCATGACCGCTCCGCCAACATAGACGAGTGGATAGCCAATTACCGCGACAGGTTCCCGGAAAACGTTGATGAACTGGTTAGATATTTATTGCAGTCCGATCCTTCGTTTAATTACTTCCTGGTCGCCGATACATTCTGCGCCTGGTCGGAGAAAATCGCGGAGAAGTATGGCCTGGTGAACGTTTCCTTCTGGACGGAGCCGGCTTTAGTCTTCTCGTTGTATTACCACTTGGAGCTTCTCCGGGAGAAGGGCCACGTTCCGGTTAACGGTCGCCGGGAAACGGTGGATTATGTGCCTGGAATCCGCTCCATCAATACTAGAGATTTCATGTCGTATTTCCACGATACTGAGCTCGAGGTGTTACATGAATACATTTTCCAAGCATTTGATGTTGTGAAAACCGCGGATTTTGTTCTCTGCAACACGGTGGAAGAGCTTGAAGCAGAGACGATATCTGCTCTGCGGAAAAAGCAGCCATTCTACGCCATCGGTCCTCTTTTTCCGCCTGATTTCGCCGTTTCTAATAGCCTCATGCCCGAAGCAAGCTCCGGGGAATGGCTGAATTCTAAGCCGCCTGGTTCTGTTTTGTATGTTTCATTTGGAAGCCTTGCAACCATTGATAGGAGAGTGATTCTAGAAATCGCGGGCGGTCTTTTAGTGAGCGGAGTGAATTTTGTGTGGGTTGTTCGGCCGGGGATGGTGGAATCCGGTGGGGGTGGGGTTCTGCCGGAGGGATTCGAGGATGTGACGAGAGACAGGGGGGTGGTAGTGCCGTGGTGCAGCCAGAAGGAGGTGCTGTGCAGCCGGGCAATCGGGGGGTTCTTGACTCATTGCGGATGGAACTCGATTCTTGAGAGTGTGTGGTGTGGAGTTCCCATGATTTGTTATCCGTTGTTTACGGATCAAATCACGAATAGGAAAGTGGTGGTGGATGATTGGAGAGTGGGGATTAATCTGTGCGAAGGGGAACATATCAATAAGGAGGAAGTTGCAGAAAAGATTGAGTTTGTGTTGAGTGAGAAAAGGTCGGAGGAATTGAGAAAGGAGATTGAAAAAGTGAGAAGCACACTTGAAGATGCAGTGACTGTGAATGGATCATCGGAGCGCAACTTTGATGGTTTTGTCCAGCAAGTGCGCAACAAAATTTGTAGGAGATGCTCTCATTAA
- the LOC121800783 gene encoding uncharacterized protein LOC121800783 yields MCDLEASINVLLLSIYKKLVGVRTVDTKVVIQLADRSCISPEGVLENVIVKVHDFLYPADFHVIRMNEYESTESSRVLSGRPFLRTVKTIIDVFDGTICLDYHGEKFTFNIDEAMKKPLGVENLHVVDIINSLLTDEELAEAIVEFYKSPESARSRESAQVARLEKFPRPEGLITKEMEKNPLPQETSSPKKELKTLPLGLKYAYLEENDTFPVIVNNNLTHEQENELLEVIRRNKKAIG; encoded by the exons atgtgtgacctaGAAGcatcaataaatgttttacTGCTTTCCATCTATAAGAAGCTGGTAGGAGTAAGAACGGTTGATACGAAGGTGGTGATCCAGTTagcggataggtcatgcattaGTCCAGAGGGTGTGTTGGAAAACGTGATAGTTAAGGTGCATGATTTCCTATATCCAgccgatttccatgtgattaggatGAATGAATATGAATCTACTGAGTCTAGCAGAGTGCTTTCAGGTAGACCATTCCTACGCACCGTTAAGactataattgatgtttttgatggaacaatttgtcTGGACTatcatggggagaaattcacTTTCAATATTGATGAAGCAATGAAAAAACCTTTAGGTGTAGAAAATCTTCATGTTGTGGATATCATTAACTCCTTG TTgacagatgaagagctagcagagGCGATTGTGGAATTCTATAAGAGTCCTGAATCCGCTAGGTCAAGGGAATCAGCCCAGGTGGCTAGATTGGAAAAATTTCCAAGACCTGAAGGATTAATCACCAAGGAAATGGAAAAGAATCCACTGCCCCAGGAGACAAGTTCACcaaagaaggagttgaaaacactgCCACTAGGTCTAAAATATGCTTATTTGGAGGAGAACGATACGTTCCCTGTAATCGTCAACAACAACTTGACCCATGAACAGGAAAATGAGTTACTTGAAGTGATCAGGAGAAATAAGAAAGCCATAGGGTAG
- the LOC121800784 gene encoding uncharacterized protein LOC121800784 has protein sequence MVSEGIVLGHVVSEKGIQVDKAKVDVISRIPYPTNQKEVRGFLGHAGFYRRFIEDFVKIAQPLTRLMQNDVDFIFDEACQGAFQLLKDKLVSSHIIRALDWKHRFEVMCDPSDYAVGTVLGQRIDGKSYVIFYASKTLNQAQKNYDTTEKEMLAVVYSFEKFRPYLLGSKVIRRCIPEWEQRDVLYHCHTLACGGHFGPRKTARKVLDSGFYLPSLNNDAYEFCQNCGRCQQTGGISTHDEMPEVPVIVCEVFDVWGMDFMSPFPSSYENLYILVAVDYVSKWIEAKATATCEAKESNGQAEISNREIKGILEKTVNPLRKDWSKRLDDALWAYRTAFKTPIGMSPYRLVFRKMCHLPVGVEHREYWEVRETNMKPQTCEEERKLQLQELEELRLESYDVAMWYKEKTKLWHDKKPPGQGVAGWSESAPVPITVEADARKAKV, from the exons ATGGTGTCGGAGGGAATTGTCCTGGGCCACGTCGTCTCAGAAAAAGGTATTCAGGTGGACAAGGCAAAGGTAGACGTGATTTCAAGGATTCCTTATCCTACAAATCAGAAAGAAGTGAGGGGATTCTTGGGCCACGCGGGATTCTACCGAAGGTTCATCGAAGACTTCGTAAAAATTGCACAGCCACTTACCCGCCTCATGCAGAATGACGTGGACTTCATCTTCGATGAGGCATGTCAAGGGGCCTTCCAACTTTTGAAGGACAAGCTTGTATCATCCCATATAATCAGAGCTCTAGACTGGAAACACCGcttcgaggtgatgtgcgatcCCAGTGACTATGCCGTCGGaacagtgctaggtcaaagaattgatggaaaGAGCTATGTAATTTTCTACGCCTCGAAGACTCTTAACCAGGCCCAGAAGAATTACGACACCACAGAGAAAGAAATGCTAGCTGTTGTGTATTCCTTTGAAAAGTTCCGACCATATTTACTTGGGTCGAAG GTGATTAGAAGATGTATTCCagaatgggaacagagggacGTGTTGTACCATTGTCATACATTGGCATGCGGTGGGCATTTTGGCCCAAGAAAAACTGCTCGGAAGGTTTTAGATAGTGGATTTTACTTGCCGTCTTTGAACAATGACGCTTATGAGTTCTGCCAGAATTGTGGTCGCTGCCAGCAGACTGGGGGAATCTCTACTCATGATGAGATGCCCGAGGTCCCAGTAATCGTCTGTGAAGTgttcgatgtctgggggatggacttcatgagTCCATTCCCGTCTTCCTACGAAAATTTatacatactagtggcagtAGATTATGTATCGAAGTGGATAGAGGCTAAGGCGACTGCCAcatgtgaagcaaaggag AGCAACGGGCAGGCAGAAATCTCCAACCGGGAGATCAAAGGAATTCTAGAGAAAACAGTCAACCCGTtaaggaaggactggagcaaACGGTTAGATGATGCACTCTGGGCCTACCGGACTGCGTTCAAAACTCCCATTGGAATGTCGCCTTACAGGCTCGTGTTTAGAAAGATGTGCCATCTCCCAGTCGGTGTAGAACATAGGGAGTACTGGGAAGTCAGAGAGACGAACATGAAGCCCCAGACCTGTGAGGAGGAGAGGAAGCTCCAACTGCAAGAGCTGGAGGAATTGAGGCTTGAGTCATACGATGTtgcgatgtggtacaaggaaaaaactaagTTGTGGCACGACaaaaaacctccgggtcaaggagtTGCAGGTTGGTCAGAAAGTGCTCCTGTTCCAATCACGGTTGAAGCTGATGCCCGGAAAGCTAAAGTCTAA